A single genomic interval of Nostoc commune NIES-4072 harbors:
- a CDS encoding sigma-70 family RNA polymerase sigma factor — protein MSQSISVSWSTVDAKYPEASVQVDKLPNHDLILRTQAGLRPDRVAFAELLRRYQSQVDRVLYHLAPDWADRADLAQEVWIRVYRNINRLQEPAKFRGWLSRIATNLFYDELRKRKRVMSPLSLDAPRSLEDGEMDWEIAGDTPGPEEELTTREFYEQLREAIADLPEVFRTTIVLREIEGMAYEEIAEITGVSLGTVKSRIARARSRLQTHLQNYLDS, from the coding sequence ATGAGTCAGTCGATCTCTGTATCCTGGTCAACGGTTGATGCAAAGTATCCAGAAGCATCAGTGCAAGTTGACAAACTCCCTAACCACGATTTAATTTTGCGCACTCAAGCGGGACTGCGACCAGATCGTGTTGCGTTTGCAGAACTATTACGCCGCTATCAAAGTCAAGTTGATAGAGTCCTATATCACCTGGCTCCAGATTGGGCTGACAGAGCCGATTTAGCTCAAGAAGTTTGGATTCGAGTGTATCGGAATATTAACCGATTACAAGAGCCTGCCAAATTTCGGGGCTGGTTAAGCCGCATTGCCACCAACTTGTTTTACGACGAGTTGCGGAAACGCAAGCGGGTTATGAGTCCTTTGTCACTGGATGCTCCGCGTTCGTTAGAGGACGGCGAGATGGATTGGGAAATCGCTGGTGATACTCCCGGCCCTGAAGAAGAACTGACAACTAGAGAATTTTACGAACAACTGCGAGAAGCGATCGCGGATTTACCAGAGGTGTTTCGTACTACCATTGTCCTGAGAGAAATCGAAGGCATGGCTTATGAAGAAATTGCCGAAATCACTGGAGTTTCTTTAGGAACTGTCAAGTCAAGAATTGCCAGAGCTAGATCGAGACTGCAAACTCACTTGCAGAATTATCTAGACTCCTAA
- a CDS encoding anti-sigma factor family protein, whose amino-acid sequence MTTDSQFYDRSPLQLPQDLSDGMAKHTNESTGLMDIVKRDRFELLSAYLDGEVTATERKQVEEWLANDASVQCLYARLLKLRQGLRTLPVPTAQQSPEVTVGQVLTRLRRRSRLNWMAGGAAIAACIIGAVSGLVPIGSRVPRLAQRPQTEPIQTSSASIIPPSPLMVGLNNPVIEIPKAAVASPENPIYPLQPQHHDSKQDIN is encoded by the coding sequence ATGACTACTGATTCTCAGTTTTACGACCGTTCTCCTTTGCAACTTCCTCAAGATTTGTCAGATGGAATGGCCAAGCATACCAATGAATCAACGGGTCTTATGGATATAGTGAAGCGCGATCGCTTCGAGTTATTGAGTGCTTATCTCGATGGTGAAGTTACAGCCACCGAACGCAAACAAGTAGAAGAATGGCTGGCAAATGATGCCTCAGTTCAATGCTTGTATGCCCGACTGTTAAAACTGCGCCAAGGCTTGCGGACTCTCCCAGTGCCCACAGCCCAACAGTCACCAGAAGTAACAGTTGGGCAAGTATTGACACGTTTGCGCCGCCGTTCCCGCTTAAACTGGATGGCGGGAGGTGCAGCTATTGCTGCTTGTATAATCGGTGCAGTATCTGGCTTAGTACCTATTGGTTCGAGAGTGCCGCGACTGGCACAACGACCACAAACAGAACCGATACAAACATCTTCAGCGTCTATAATTCCACCTTCCCCGTTGATGGTGGGGCTAAATAACCCGGTAATTGAAATTCCTAAAGCAGCAGTAGCTTCTCCAGAAAATCCAATTTATCCGCTACAGCCGCAACACCACGACTCCAAGCAAGACATAAACTAA
- a CDS encoding DEAD/DEAH box helicase, with the protein MYDVVGAYQRLDRIYQLYIKSAFPLRYRALAEERDRLLQQPGILSQPPLVEPVPIYPTSGLNLSAAANQLPLEYRNLAQLGQMIFDPGVQLYQHQWESLREVVVNQRDIVVTTGTGSGKTECFLLPLLAQLARESQTWATNPQPPNNHRWWDTSLNALVEDQLRRLRKALEAPSVHYWLNQSPGGRGGNRITFGRYTGQTEVSGEENPNSVRRLRRELQEREQEWQQIQLINDPDLINYFPRIDGGEMWSRWDMQEAPPDILITNYSMLNIMMMRSIEDNIFDATRDWLAEANHPERQFFLIIDELHAYRGTPGTEVAYILRLLFSRLDLTPDSPKLRILTTTASLDNSAQGRQFLREFFGRDNFAFITGTQTSPNQGARFSLSSHANAFAQFTRDVQPNPLNPMAQPDATSNAVLNAMSQLATQLGQPAPATPGISAQRHLAEALVRVDASDAMRDACREVDRQVQPTNNPTVRAAKVRDLNNPTDLDCKLFPNVHYARLVLLMLLLMWNQTLAINLLNDFLIRQRLSFVSQAMRGLLLALAMSQGANGRSPQPVRGHLFFHNLQNLWACCNPDCSDPAVDITLRQNNQNRPSIGAIHATHSLSCSCGYRVLDLIVCEVCGEVLVGGYRATRSNTTNVEIITPDQPDLEGIPDKVTQNQCYGNYRVFWPLPWDTQPWDTHPQSIEWTVDKIKRRWVRAKLNRATGVLTRNSSPPQPDEIPGWVYQVAGDRPEQRALPTKCPRCDADYGRREKFPTPLRSHRTGFQKACQVLASGLLREMPAPANLTQQSRSSRKLVIFSDSRQDAAKLAAGMERDHYRDMARSLLIQSFNDYWQDLESFLRITCAVNPTILNQLQALNPTLHGAVTQHSQPEDIIRRDKFQNANPTLVTQALSWVMGLSSSNPQALHEWLALLQRYPDRVRLLELRQKVKDTLLEYGICPGGSSFNILMYPTRNPNRPWFECYDWTGNSVTRIVYPTQEQTDHISLIEDKLTEELMYALFPHIARTLEGLGQGWVSYKPQGNPSPNVIEVVDAVIRELGIRKLHTYSAFVPNSNNANLPGFAERYVNRVGLIPEDIRQQLLQSGSVVSNNGIRLEPNQLYLVPPPPRNQNLSRPGYRCDRCNAFYLHQAAGICPVCNSDRCSNAPLQPLSLSTTTTDFDYYTYLSEEAGQPFRMNAAELTGQTDRGNRTVRQRWFQDIFINQEIPRVQGIDLLSVTTTMEAGVDIGSLLAVMMANMPPRRFNYQQRVGRAGRRSAGVSLAVTFCRGRSHDDFYFQRLESMTGDPPPPPYVDMESQEIFQRVLVKEVLRQAFPVARLSLQASGVPLTTDGADSVHGEFGTRNDWPHYEPEIRSWVNDTVNEPIILQVLDALRVETNLPNAGNAQMLAYLRNNLIPLINNVVNDPSYTQNNLSERLANAGLLPMFGFPTRVRLLYTNWPVSPEPWPPETGTVDRDLDIALGQFAPKSQTVKDKAVHNACGVVELYPQGHRVSSAAGLFPALPEGNESVGLCGNCQAVVFPHTGLNQPPPGGIEPQKTQCPVCGANELRYIDAREPKGFFTDLNPQDFDGQFEWQPRSTRPSLSIGANVPLPSVVVNTNAAISDFNENIISVNDNGGEGGFDFYETVRINERQQAGTYFHKPGAYAIATNNDFVRTSGACYRIALLSKRKTDILLVNLSQWQNGVFAPPTTVEGRAAWYSFAFWLRIAAGALLDIDPQELQAGFRSVQDQSGRVIGQAFLCDQLENGAGYCRFLAQPQQFQNLLAQIDPAIPNSIAWTWLASGHEANCDTSCNLCLRDYRNLPYHGILDWRLALDMARLVSNASAIIDLHTPWGGNPNPWLRLIQGTQSPIPASFQRLNYGSPTHFGTLVGFVHQSRDRRIIRILHHPLWQDDHPEWIAARTAALTQHPNYEVLPANPFMALRRPGDYV; encoded by the coding sequence ATGTATGACGTAGTTGGTGCGTATCAAAGGCTTGACCGTATTTATCAGCTATATATTAAAAGTGCTTTTCCGCTACGTTACCGTGCTTTAGCCGAAGAACGCGATCGCCTCCTACAGCAACCAGGCATCTTGAGCCAGCCTCCTTTAGTTGAGCCAGTTCCCATTTACCCCACATCAGGGCTGAATTTGTCGGCCGCCGCCAATCAGTTACCCCTCGAATACCGCAATTTGGCACAACTAGGGCAAATGATTTTCGATCCGGGAGTCCAGCTTTACCAACACCAGTGGGAAAGTTTGCGAGAAGTTGTAGTTAATCAGCGAGATATAGTCGTCACTACTGGTACTGGTTCTGGTAAAACTGAGTGTTTTCTGCTGCCACTTTTAGCACAGTTAGCCAGGGAATCCCAAACTTGGGCAACTAATCCTCAACCACCAAATAATCATCGTTGGTGGGACACAAGTCTCAACGCTTTAGTTGAAGACCAATTACGCCGATTAAGAAAAGCTCTTGAAGCTCCTTCAGTACACTACTGGTTAAATCAATCACCAGGTGGTAGGGGTGGCAACCGAATTACTTTTGGTCGCTATACAGGACAAACTGAAGTTTCTGGAGAAGAAAACCCAAATAGCGTGAGAAGATTACGGCGGGAATTGCAGGAGCGAGAACAAGAATGGCAACAAATACAGCTGATAAACGATCCCGACCTAATTAATTATTTTCCTCGGATTGATGGTGGTGAAATGTGGTCGCGTTGGGATATGCAGGAGGCACCACCAGATATTTTAATTACGAACTACTCAATGCTCAACATTATGATGATGCGGAGCATTGAAGACAATATATTTGATGCCACTCGTGATTGGTTGGCTGAAGCAAATCATCCTGAACGGCAATTTTTCCTCATTATTGACGAACTCCATGCCTACAGGGGAACACCTGGTACGGAAGTTGCTTATATTTTGAGATTATTGTTTTCCCGTCTTGATTTAACACCAGACTCACCTAAACTACGAATTTTAACTACTACTGCGAGTTTAGATAACTCGGCTCAAGGAAGACAGTTTTTGCGGGAATTTTTTGGACGGGATAACTTTGCATTTATTACGGGAACGCAGACATCTCCAAATCAAGGAGCGAGATTTTCGCTTTCTTCCCACGCAAATGCTTTTGCTCAGTTTACACGGGATGTTCAACCAAACCCGTTAAACCCTATGGCACAGCCTGATGCCACATCAAATGCTGTGCTAAACGCAATGTCTCAGTTGGCAACACAACTAGGGCAACCAGCTCCAGCTACACCAGGAATTTCAGCACAAAGGCATCTAGCAGAAGCTTTAGTCAGAGTAGATGCTTCAGATGCGATGCGGGATGCGTGTCGAGAAGTTGATCGTCAAGTTCAGCCTACAAATAATCCTACAGTTCGAGCGGCAAAAGTTAGAGATTTAAATAACCCAACAGATTTAGACTGTAAACTTTTCCCTAATGTACATTATGCAAGGTTAGTATTGCTAATGTTGCTCCTGATGTGGAATCAGACTTTAGCAATTAACCTTCTAAATGATTTTTTGATCCGACAACGCTTAAGCTTTGTATCTCAAGCAATGCGAGGATTACTTTTAGCACTAGCTATGTCTCAAGGGGCTAATGGGCGATCGCCCCAACCAGTGCGAGGGCATTTATTCTTCCACAATTTGCAAAACCTTTGGGCTTGCTGTAACCCTGATTGTAGCGATCCAGCAGTTGATATAACTCTTAGACAAAATAATCAAAATCGCCCTTCTATTGGAGCGATTCACGCTACCCATAGCCTGAGTTGTTCCTGTGGTTATCGCGTTTTAGATTTGATTGTGTGTGAAGTCTGCGGAGAAGTGCTTGTGGGGGGCTACAGGGCAACTCGAAGTAATACTACTAACGTAGAAATTATTACGCCAGACCAGCCCGATTTAGAAGGAATTCCAGACAAAGTTACACAGAATCAATGCTACGGTAACTATCGGGTATTTTGGCCCTTACCTTGGGATACACAACCTTGGGACACCCACCCTCAGAGCATAGAGTGGACTGTTGACAAGATAAAACGCAGGTGGGTTCGTGCCAAACTCAACCGAGCTACAGGTGTATTAACAAGAAATAGCAGCCCACCTCAACCTGATGAAATACCAGGGTGGGTGTACCAAGTTGCGGGTGATCGTCCAGAACAACGAGCATTACCAACGAAGTGTCCCCGTTGCGATGCTGACTATGGAAGGAGAGAAAAATTTCCTACTCCTCTTCGCTCCCATCGCACTGGCTTTCAGAAAGCTTGCCAGGTACTTGCGAGTGGTTTGCTTCGAGAAATGCCAGCACCTGCAAACCTAACGCAACAAAGTCGCTCCTCTCGAAAGTTAGTTATTTTTTCAGATAGTCGCCAAGATGCAGCTAAGTTAGCTGCGGGGATGGAGCGAGATCATTATCGTGATATGGCTCGCTCGTTATTAATTCAATCTTTTAATGACTATTGGCAAGACCTTGAATCGTTTTTGCGGATTACTTGTGCTGTAAATCCAACGATTTTAAATCAATTGCAGGCTTTGAATCCCACTCTTCATGGTGCTGTAACTCAGCACTCGCAGCCAGAGGATATAATTCGACGTGACAAATTTCAAAATGCTAATCCGACTTTAGTAACTCAAGCCTTATCTTGGGTAATGGGTTTATCTTCAAGTAACCCACAAGCTTTACATGAATGGCTGGCATTGCTTCAACGTTATCCAGATCGTGTTCGCTTATTGGAATTACGGCAAAAAGTGAAAGATACCCTTCTGGAATATGGTATTTGTCCGGGTGGTTCAAGTTTCAATATCCTAATGTACCCAACCAGAAATCCAAATCGACCCTGGTTCGAGTGCTATGACTGGACTGGTAATTCAGTTACAAGAATTGTTTACCCTACACAAGAGCAAACAGACCATATCAGTTTGATTGAGGATAAACTAACAGAAGAACTAATGTACGCTCTTTTTCCACATATTGCACGAACTTTAGAGGGGCTTGGGCAAGGTTGGGTAAGTTACAAACCTCAAGGCAATCCTTCTCCAAATGTTATAGAAGTAGTGGATGCGGTAATCCGTGAGTTGGGTATTAGAAAATTACATACCTATAGTGCCTTTGTACCTAACAGCAATAATGCTAACTTACCAGGTTTTGCTGAAAGGTACGTTAATCGAGTTGGTTTAATACCAGAAGATATACGGCAGCAATTATTACAATCAGGATCTGTGGTTAGCAACAATGGCATCAGGCTAGAACCAAATCAACTCTATTTGGTTCCCCCACCTCCTAGAAATCAAAATCTTTCTCGTCCTGGATATCGGTGTGATCGCTGTAATGCCTTCTATCTGCATCAAGCGGCTGGAATTTGTCCAGTTTGTAATAGTGATCGCTGTTCTAACGCACCTCTGCAACCACTCAGTCTCAGCACAACAACTACGGACTTCGATTACTATACTTACCTTTCAGAAGAAGCAGGTCAGCCTTTCCGCATGAATGCGGCGGAATTGACGGGACAAACTGACAGGGGCAATCGTACTGTACGTCAACGTTGGTTTCAGGATATTTTTATTAATCAGGAAATACCTCGTGTTCAAGGAATTGACCTGTTAAGTGTTACAACCACAATGGAAGCAGGGGTTGATATTGGTTCGCTCTTAGCAGTAATGATGGCAAATATGCCTCCCCGTCGCTTTAATTACCAACAAAGGGTCGGACGAGCCGGAAGACGATCTGCGGGTGTTTCTCTTGCTGTTACTTTTTGTCGAGGAAGAAGCCATGATGATTTCTACTTCCAACGTCTAGAAAGTATGACAGGCGACCCGCCACCACCGCCTTATGTCGATATGGAAAGTCAGGAAATTTTTCAGCGAGTTCTAGTTAAGGAAGTGCTGAGACAAGCATTCCCTGTTGCAAGATTAAGCTTGCAAGCAAGTGGCGTTCCATTAACCACCGATGGGGCTGATAGCGTACATGGTGAATTTGGTACTCGTAACGATTGGCCTCATTACGAACCTGAGATCAGAAGTTGGGTAAATGATACAGTAAATGAACCAATAATTTTGCAAGTTTTGGATGCTTTAAGAGTTGAGACGAATTTACCCAATGCTGGTAATGCCCAAATGCTGGCTTATTTACGCAATAACCTCATCCCACTAATTAACAATGTTGTTAATGACCCCTCATACACCCAAAATAACCTGAGTGAGCGGTTGGCAAATGCCGGTTTATTACCTATGTTTGGTTTTCCTACGCGAGTCCGGCTACTTTACACAAACTGGCCTGTTTCTCCCGAACCTTGGCCACCAGAAACGGGGACAGTAGATCGGGATTTAGATATTGCACTTGGCCAATTTGCTCCGAAATCGCAAACCGTTAAAGATAAAGCTGTTCACAATGCTTGTGGTGTAGTTGAATTATACCCTCAAGGTCACAGGGTGAGTTCTGCCGCAGGCTTATTTCCAGCACTACCTGAGGGGAATGAATCTGTAGGGCTATGTGGAAATTGTCAAGCAGTGGTATTTCCCCATACAGGATTAAACCAGCCTCCTCCCGGTGGTATAGAACCACAAAAAACTCAATGTCCGGTATGTGGTGCCAATGAACTACGTTACATAGATGCACGAGAACCCAAAGGATTCTTTACAGATTTGAATCCACAAGATTTTGATGGGCAGTTTGAGTGGCAACCACGCTCAACTAGACCTTCTTTGAGTATAGGTGCTAATGTTCCTTTGCCCTCAGTCGTTGTGAATACCAACGCTGCTATATCTGATTTCAATGAGAACATTATTTCTGTCAATGATAATGGCGGTGAAGGTGGATTTGATTTTTACGAAACGGTTAGGATTAATGAGCGACAGCAAGCAGGTACTTATTTTCATAAACCAGGAGCTTATGCGATCGCTACAAATAATGACTTTGTAAGGACATCAGGTGCTTGTTATCGCATAGCACTATTGTCTAAACGTAAGACAGACATTTTACTAGTAAATCTCAGCCAATGGCAAAATGGTGTTTTTGCACCGCCAACAACAGTAGAAGGGCGTGCAGCTTGGTATTCCTTTGCTTTTTGGTTACGGATAGCTGCTGGTGCGCTTTTGGATATAGACCCACAGGAGTTACAAGCTGGTTTTCGCTCTGTACAGGATCAATCAGGAAGGGTAATTGGTCAAGCATTTTTGTGCGACCAACTAGAAAATGGTGCGGGATACTGTCGCTTTTTGGCACAACCACAGCAGTTCCAAAATCTTTTAGCTCAAATTGACCCTGCTATTCCAAATAGCATTGCTTGGACATGGTTAGCTTCAGGGCATGAGGCAAATTGTGATACATCATGTAACTTATGCTTGCGGGACTACCGAAATCTGCCCTATCACGGAATTTTAGATTGGCGATTGGCTTTAGATATGGCGCGGTTAGTATCTAATGCTTCAGCAATTATTGATTTGCATACTCCTTGGGGTGGTAATCCAAATCCTTGGCTGAGGTTAATTCAAGGAACTCAATCACCTATTCCCGCTTCGTTTCAACGTTTAAATTATGGTTCACCAACTCATTTTGGAACGCTAGTTGGATTTGTTCACCAAAGTCGAGACCGTCGAATAATCAGAATTTTGCACCATCCTTTATGGCAGGATGACCATCCTGAGTGGATTGCAGCTAGAACAGCAGCGCTAACCCAGCATCCCAATTATGAAGTTTTGCCTGCCAATCCATTTATGGCTCTTCGGCGACCAGGGGATTACGTGTAA
- a CDS encoding GNAT family N-acetyltransferase, which yields MTFATEKDLPFVKALADAHRHEIGFVNRATLAEAIAHKEILCTSHGFLHFHHRRDKISTLYHLSVSPSHRRQGVGLKLIRAWEEYSRTSGIKTLRLKCPLDLEANGFYYRMGFSRVNIEPGIKRSLVVWHKKLVSATPLSSQFVASFSAGGSQLQRLFELWKSGGDLERNPFAYVIYSPIACPPSTTKFLQQQKDVENIKSVWLDCGAYQVQQGKRTYDELLAFLDKFYKENQWADGYVLPDIVPLSTDDNEIVEYKVRDTLYHCEAFYSKMPNYIQERAIAPVQGRTIKQINRCIETYARLGIRRIGFGSWGTSGPNGSVNMISQESLALFKKVCDIAREHGMLVHCFGIGGPNSYNRLRRHNLIPDTLDSTTWWKAGGFGSIFFPNKSQIQITVRRSFETTKAGIEKLKLDTDHSCYFCESIEQLRTSRTHRIMHNLVAWLDTLERDL from the coding sequence GTGACATTTGCAACAGAAAAAGACTTACCTTTTGTCAAGGCTCTCGCAGATGCCCATCGCCATGAGATAGGTTTTGTTAATAGAGCTACTTTGGCTGAGGCAATAGCTCATAAGGAAATTTTATGTACGTCTCATGGCTTCTTGCATTTTCATCACAGGCGTGACAAGATATCCACTTTATACCATCTTTCTGTTTCCCCATCTCACCGCCGACAAGGGGTAGGTCTTAAACTAATTAGAGCATGGGAAGAATATAGCAGAACATCCGGTATAAAAACTTTACGCCTCAAATGTCCATTAGATTTGGAAGCTAATGGCTTTTATTACCGAATGGGCTTTAGTCGAGTCAATATTGAACCAGGAATAAAACGCAGTTTAGTTGTGTGGCACAAAAAATTAGTGTCTGCAACACCATTAAGTTCTCAATTTGTTGCATCTTTTAGTGCTGGCGGTTCTCAATTGCAGCGCCTTTTTGAACTATGGAAATCAGGCGGTGATTTGGAACGTAATCCCTTTGCTTACGTTATTTATTCACCTATTGCTTGCCCACCATCTACTACCAAATTTTTGCAGCAACAAAAAGATGTAGAAAACATTAAAAGTGTCTGGTTAGATTGTGGTGCTTATCAAGTGCAGCAAGGTAAACGAACTTATGATGAACTTCTTGCCTTTTTAGATAAATTTTATAAAGAAAACCAGTGGGCAGATGGGTATGTGTTGCCTGATATTGTACCTTTAAGCACAGATGATAATGAGATTGTAGAGTACAAAGTCCGTGACACTCTCTACCATTGTGAGGCATTCTATAGCAAAATGCCTAATTATATACAAGAGCGTGCGATCGCTCCCGTACAGGGACGCACTATCAAGCAAATCAATCGTTGTATCGAAACCTATGCGAGGCTTGGCATTCGCAGAATTGGCTTTGGTTCTTGGGGAACATCAGGCCCTAACGGGAGTGTCAATATGATCTCTCAGGAGAGCTTGGCATTATTTAAAAAAGTCTGTGATATTGCTAGAGAACATGGAATGCTCGTTCACTGTTTTGGGATTGGCGGGCCAAACAGCTATAATCGCCTCCGCAGACATAACTTAATCCCCGATACTCTCGATAGCACAACTTGGTGGAAAGCTGGAGGCTTTGGCAGTATCTTTTTCCCCAATAAATCTCAAATTCAAATTACAGTGAGGCGTAGTTTTGAAACCACTAAAGCGGGTATAGAAAAGCTCAAATTAGATACCGACCACTCTTGCTATTTTTGTGAAAGTATTGAGCAATTAAGAACCAGCCGGACTCATCGAATTATGCACAACCTAGTCGCTTGGTTGGATACATTGGAGCGTGATTTATGA
- a CDS encoding helix-turn-helix domain-containing protein — translation MYIYVADVVFVAWNNERGQLLKRLRGKKSRQKLADEIAATGGECSHQNIKKLEYGESESVSIKVLEAICAALDISLSDFLSTLEVTN, via the coding sequence ATGTATATTTATGTTGCAGATGTTGTATTCGTTGCTTGGAATAACGAGAGGGGTCAGCTTCTAAAGCGATTGCGCGGTAAAAAATCGCGGCAGAAACTAGCTGATGAAATTGCAGCCACAGGAGGAGAATGCTCCCATCAGAACATCAAAAAACTAGAGTACGGTGAGTCTGAAAGTGTTTCTATTAAAGTATTAGAGGCTATTTGTGCAGCATTGGATATTTCTCTAAGCGACTTCCTTAGCACTCTTGAAGTAACTAATTAA
- a CDS encoding TnsA endonuclease N-terminal domain-containing protein translates to MSDQEKRLFYLFEWSDVVTDTREQFPLDDLDLAMSIATEMGIKYPVDLQSGTPYVLTTDFMLTVNQNGKQVQIARTVKQSTELEKKHYHC, encoded by the coding sequence TTGTCAGACCAAGAAAAACGATTATTTTATTTATTTGAGTGGTCAGATGTCGTCACAGATACAAGAGAGCAATTCCCTCTAGACGACCTTGACCTAGCGATGAGTATCGCTACGGAGATGGGTATAAAGTATCCTGTAGACCTACAAAGTGGTACTCCTTATGTCTTAACAACTGATTTCATGCTTACAGTAAATCAGAATGGAAAGCAGGTTCAGATTGCCCGAACAGTTAAGCAATCAACAGAGCTAGAGAAAAAGCACTATCACTGCTAA
- the glmS gene encoding glutamine--fructose-6-phosphate transaminase (isomerizing) has product MCGIVGYIGTQAATDILLAGLEKLEYRGYDSAGIATVWEGEVNCVRAKGKLHNLRSKLEQIETPAQIGIGHTRWATHGKPEEYNAHPHMDTAKRVAVVQNGIIENYRELREELKGKGHQFLSETDTEVIPHLIAEFLKNLPPSSASSSLSPFLEGIRQAVNRLHGAFAIAVVSADYPDELIVVRQQAPLVIGFGQGEFFCASDTPAIVAYTRAMLPLENGEIARLTPLGVEIYNFAGDRLKKQPRLLNFNPAMVEKQGFKHFMLKEIHEQPGVVRASLDAYFNRAESTESPINLGLPADLYNDLEQIQILACGTSWHAALIGKYLLEQLAGISTQVHYASEYRYAPSPLTSNTLIIGVTQSGETADTLAALAMEKERRQGKEPKYEARLLGITNRPESSLGHLVPHVISTLAGIEIGVAATKTFTAQLMAFYALALDLAARRQTVSKDILEKIINGLRQIPKEIEATLESQERLTEQLAHEFAETQDFIFVGRGINFPIALEGALKLKEISYIHAEGYPAGEMKHGPIALLDAKVPVVAIAIPGSVYEKVISNAQEAKARDSRLIGVTPVNDGEAAEIFNDLLPVSHVEELLSPILTVVPLQLLAYHIAARRGLDVDQPRNLAKSVTVE; this is encoded by the coding sequence ATGTGCGGAATCGTTGGATATATAGGCACTCAAGCGGCGACAGACATTTTATTAGCTGGACTGGAAAAACTAGAGTATAGGGGTTACGATTCTGCTGGAATCGCTACTGTTTGGGAAGGTGAGGTTAATTGTGTGCGGGCAAAGGGCAAACTGCATAACCTGCGTTCTAAACTGGAACAAATAGAAACTCCTGCCCAAATTGGTATTGGTCACACTCGCTGGGCAACTCATGGTAAACCAGAAGAGTACAATGCCCATCCTCACATGGATACGGCAAAGCGAGTGGCGGTGGTGCAAAATGGTATTATCGAAAATTACCGCGAGTTACGCGAGGAACTCAAAGGAAAAGGACACCAGTTTCTTTCTGAAACCGATACAGAAGTAATTCCCCATCTTATAGCCGAATTTTTAAAGAATCTTCCCCCTTCATCTGCCTCATCTTCCTTATCCCCTTTTCTAGAGGGAATTCGCCAAGCAGTTAACCGCTTGCACGGGGCATTTGCGATCGCAGTTGTTTCTGCTGACTATCCTGATGAATTGATTGTTGTTCGCCAGCAAGCGCCTTTGGTAATTGGTTTTGGGCAAGGGGAGTTCTTTTGTGCGTCTGACACGCCTGCGATCGTTGCCTACACTCGTGCAATGCTACCTTTGGAAAATGGCGAAATTGCCCGCCTTACTCCTTTGGGCGTTGAGATTTACAATTTTGCTGGCGACAGGTTGAAAAAACAACCCCGACTGCTCAACTTCAATCCTGCAATGGTAGAAAAGCAGGGATTCAAACACTTCATGCTCAAAGAAATCCATGAGCAACCAGGGGTAGTAAGAGCTAGTTTAGACGCTTACTTTAATCGAGCCGAATCAACCGAATCGCCAATCAATCTTGGTTTACCTGCGGATTTATACAACGATTTAGAACAAATTCAGATCCTCGCCTGTGGTACGAGTTGGCACGCAGCATTAATTGGAAAATATTTACTCGAACAACTAGCAGGAATTTCAACTCAGGTACATTATGCTTCTGAGTATCGTTATGCACCATCACCATTGACATCTAACACGTTGATCATCGGTGTTACCCAATCAGGTGAAACCGCCGATACCCTAGCAGCTTTGGCGATGGAAAAAGAACGTCGCCAGGGGAAAGAACCCAAATATGAAGCGCGACTATTGGGCATTACGAATCGCCCCGAAAGTAGCCTTGGTCATCTAGTACCGCATGTTATCAGTACCCTAGCGGGAATTGAAATTGGAGTAGCCGCGACAAAAACTTTTACTGCCCAACTAATGGCATTTTATGCATTGGCATTGGATTTAGCAGCTCGTCGTCAAACAGTTTCAAAAGATATTTTAGAGAAAATTATTAATGGGTTACGGCAAATTCCTAAAGAAATTGAAGCAACTTTAGAAAGTCAGGAACGTTTAACCGAACAGCTAGCCCACGAATTCGCCGAAACTCAAGATTTTATTTTTGTGGGAAGGGGAATTAACTTTCCCATTGCTTTGGAAGGGGCATTGAAATTAAAAGAAATCAGCTATATTCACGCCGAAGGGTATCCGGCTGGAGAAATGAAACATGGCCCGATCGCACTTTTAGATGCGAAAGTACCAGTAGTTGCGATCGCAATCCCTGGTAGTGTTTACGAAAAAGTTATTTCTAATGCTCAAGAAGCCAAAGCTAGAGATTCTCGGTTAATTGGCGTGACTCCCGTCAACGATGGCGAAGCTGCGGAAATCTTTAACGATCTTCTTCCCGTCTCTCATGTAGAAGAATTACTTTCTCCAATTCTGACAGTAGTTCCTTTGCAATTATTGGCTTATCATATTGCCGCTCGTCGCGGTTTAGATGTCGATCAACCTCGTAACCTTGCTAAAAGTGTCACTGTAGAATAG